CGAGGTCGGACACCTCTCCCCTGCCCTCGCACTTGGGGCACATCCCACCCAGGTAGACCCGGCCCTTGACCGCCGTCTTCTCGGTGTGCCCGTCCTTCTCGATCGCCATCATCCCGGAGACCGTCGAGGTGGGGACGTTGAACGAGAACGCCGTCGGCGGGCCGACATACGGCTCACCGAGCTTGCTGTACAGCACGCGCAGCATGGCGTGCGCGTCCGTGACCGTCCCCACCGTCGACCGGGGGTTCGCGCCCATGCGTTCCTGGTCGACGACGATCGCCGTCGTCAGCCCGTCCAGCACGTCCACGTCGGGACGGCCCGTGGACGGCATGTACGTCTGCAGGAACGTCGAGTACGTCTCGTTGATCAGTCGCCGCGACTCCGAGGCGATCGTGTCGAACACCAGCGAGCTCTTGCCCGAGCCCGACACCCCGGTGAACACCGTCAGACGCCGCTTGGGCAGATCGACCGAGACGTCCTTGAGGTTGTTCTCCCGGGCGCCCTGCACCCGGATGACGTCATGGCTGTCAGCGGCGATGGTCATGGGCGTCACGCTATCCAGGACCACCGACGCCCGCCCCATCAGGCGCCCTGCCCGGCCGGGTCCTCGCTGAGACGGGCCTGGTTGAGGCGGACCTGGTTGCCCGCCGGGTCCCGGACCGCGGCGTCGCGCAGCCCGTACGGCTGGTCGGTGGGCTCCTGGACCACCTCCGCGCCCGCGGCGGCGATGCGGTCGAAGTCCTCGTCCAGGGTCGGCGTCGACAGGACGATCGTCGCGTAGGTGCCCTTGGCCATCATCTCGGCGATCGTGCGCTGCTCGTCCTGCGTCACGCCCGGGTCGGCCGCCGGCGGGTAGAGCACGACGGCGGTCTCCGCTCCGGGCGGGGCGACGGTGATCCAGCGCATGGTGCCCTGCCCGACGTCGAGACGAACCTCGAAGCCGAGCACGTCGCGGTAGAACGCCAGCGAGGCGTCAGGATCGGTGTGAGGGAGGAACGTGTTGTTGATGTGCATGTCATTCAACGTACGGCGGGTGGCTCCCCGGTGGCTTCTTCGATCCTGACCGGTTCCCCGCCCGGCCGCCGCAGCGGCCGCGTCACCGCCTTGACCACGCACGTCGGCAGTCCCCGCGCATCCGTCGCCGCACGGTCGCGGTACACGCTTGGCGACATGCCCACCAGCTCCGTGAACCGCGTCGAGAACGTCCCCAGCGAGTGGAACCCGACGGCGAAGCACACCTCCGTGATCGTCAGGTCGCCACGCCGGATCAGGGCCATCGCCCGCTCCACCCGCCGCGTCATCAGGTACTCGTACGGCGACTCCCCGTACGCCGCCTTGAACTGCCGGCTCAGATGCCCCGCCGAGACGTGCACACCCGCCGCCAGCGCCGCCACGTCCAGCGGCAGCGCATACTCCCGGTCCATCCGGTCCCGCACCCGCCGCAACAGTGCAAGCTCACGCAACCGATCGACGTCGCTGCTGGTCACGGACCTACCGTACGACGACGCACCCCCGCCCGG
The Xylanimonas cellulosilytica DSM 15894 DNA segment above includes these coding regions:
- a CDS encoding VOC family protein — encoded protein: MHINNTFLPHTDPDASLAFYRDVLGFEVRLDVGQGTMRWITVAPPGAETAVVLYPPAADPGVTQDEQRTIAEMMAKGTYATIVLSTPTLDEDFDRIAAAGAEVVQEPTDQPYGLRDAAVRDPAGNQVRLNQARLSEDPAGQGA
- a CDS encoding helix-turn-helix transcriptional regulator, which encodes MTSSDVDRLRELALLRRVRDRMDREYALPLDVAALAAGVHVSAGHLSRQFKAAYGESPYEYLMTRRVERAMALIRRGDLTITEVCFAVGFHSLGTFSTRFTELVGMSPSVYRDRAATDARGLPTCVVKAVTRPLRRPGGEPVRIEEATGEPPAVR